A genomic segment from Streptosporangium roseum DSM 43021 encodes:
- a CDS encoding purine-cytosine permease family protein, producing the protein MTSDVIDAKHAEAPLTLDQAPPKTLGALDQGAFWANLGVSLLGFSFALFLINPLNDDNPLTFTAALVASLVGSLIGTAMVGLAAVPGAQTGQPAMVLLRGLFGARLSAVPTVLNIIQMIGWGAFELWVVAMGAQAIFGTSVPYAAWAIAAGVLTTALTIYPLGAIRLLRRFVTVGVVISIIWFAVVFLRDTPAQTGGSWDAFAPAVDFVIALSVSWVPVAADYARYSRSSRAAFGGVVGGYTIAQVACLAVGVYAVALAGHGAVSDQPTAVFAPFVAAPLGALFFGILVLRETDQSFANVYSTAMSLQNLMPRVDRRIFSVAIGVLTTGVALVVDVNSYGAFLGIIGAVFVPMLGVLAVDYFLLGHGRDWDTSENAPSRWLMVIPWVLGFATWWLLAAPSAVPWWAAIWNGVRQAVGFTPQPWMSAAVGAFLVAGLVTLGLGALRRRR; encoded by the coding sequence ATGACGTCTGACGTCATCGATGCCAAGCATGCCGAGGCCCCCCTCACTCTCGACCAGGCTCCGCCGAAGACCCTCGGCGCGCTCGACCAGGGCGCGTTCTGGGCCAATCTGGGCGTCAGCCTGCTCGGCTTCTCCTTCGCGCTTTTCCTGATCAACCCGCTGAACGACGACAACCCGCTCACCTTCACCGCGGCGCTGGTCGCCTCCCTCGTCGGCAGCCTCATCGGCACCGCGATGGTCGGTCTCGCCGCGGTGCCCGGGGCGCAGACCGGCCAGCCCGCGATGGTGCTGCTGCGGGGGCTGTTCGGCGCGCGGCTCTCCGCCGTCCCGACCGTGCTCAACATCATCCAGATGATCGGCTGGGGCGCGTTCGAGCTGTGGGTCGTCGCCATGGGCGCACAGGCGATCTTCGGGACGTCCGTCCCCTACGCGGCCTGGGCGATCGCGGCCGGAGTCCTGACGACGGCGCTGACCATCTACCCGCTGGGCGCGATCAGGCTGCTGCGGCGCTTCGTCACGGTCGGCGTGGTCATCTCGATCATCTGGTTCGCGGTGGTCTTCCTGCGTGACACCCCCGCCCAGACGGGTGGCTCCTGGGACGCCTTCGCGCCGGCCGTGGACTTCGTCATCGCCCTGTCGGTGTCATGGGTGCCGGTCGCGGCGGACTACGCCAGATACTCCCGCTCCAGCCGCGCGGCGTTCGGCGGCGTCGTCGGCGGCTACACCATCGCCCAGGTGGCCTGCCTGGCCGTCGGCGTCTACGCGGTCGCGCTCGCCGGTCACGGCGCGGTGTCCGATCAGCCGACGGCCGTGTTCGCGCCGTTCGTGGCGGCTCCGCTCGGCGCGCTGTTCTTCGGCATCCTCGTGCTGCGCGAGACCGACCAGTCGTTCGCGAACGTCTACTCCACGGCGATGTCGCTGCAGAACCTGATGCCGCGGGTGGACCGCCGGATCTTCTCCGTGGCCATCGGCGTGCTGACCACCGGCGTCGCCCTCGTCGTCGACGTCAACTCCTACGGGGCGTTCCTCGGCATCATCGGCGCGGTGTTCGTGCCGATGCTCGGCGTGCTGGCGGTCGACTACTTCCTGCTCGGCCACGGCAGGGACTGGGACACCTCCGAGAACGCGCCCTCCCGCTGGCTCATGGTGATCCCGTGGGTGCTCGGCTTCGCCACCTGGTGGCTGCTCGCCGCGCCCTCGGCCGTGCCGTGGTGGGCGGCGATCTGGAACGGCGTCCGGCAGGCCGTCGGCTTCACCCCGCAGCCGTGGATGAGCGCGGCGGTCGGCGCGTTCCTGGTCGCGGGCCTGGTCACCCTCGGCCTCGGCGCGCTCCGCCGCCGCAGGTGA
- a CDS encoding methylated-DNA--[protein]-cysteine S-methyltransferase, giving the protein MSSGDIDALLRVTSPDYIGKTHPDIAFGTLDGPVGRLILAVTNRGVVACSYEDENVVFERVSREVGSFIGPDPRRLDPVRRELDAYFSGRLRAFTITADLRLATSFARTVLQMMIAVPYGTVTTYREIAERIGRPRALRAVGNALGSNPVCVIVPCHRVVENEAVLGGYAGGATAKGRLLRVEGANGSRSPGGS; this is encoded by the coding sequence ATGTCATCCGGTGACATCGACGCACTGCTACGGGTGACCTCGCCCGACTACATAGGGAAAACCCACCCCGACATCGCGTTCGGCACCCTGGACGGCCCTGTGGGGCGGCTCATCCTGGCGGTGACCAACCGCGGCGTCGTGGCGTGCAGCTACGAGGACGAGAACGTCGTCTTCGAGCGCGTCAGCCGGGAGGTCGGATCGTTCATCGGGCCGGACCCGCGGCGGCTCGATCCGGTCCGCCGGGAGCTGGACGCCTACTTCTCCGGGCGGCTGCGCGCCTTCACCATCACGGCGGACCTGCGGCTGGCGACCTCTTTCGCCAGGACCGTGCTGCAGATGATGATCGCCGTGCCGTACGGAACGGTGACCACCTACCGCGAGATCGCCGAGCGGATCGGCAGGCCGAGGGCGCTGCGGGCGGTCGGCAACGCGCTGGGGAGCAACCCCGTCTGCGTGATCGTGCCCTGCCACCGGGTGGTCGAGAACGAGGCCGTCCTCGGCGGTTACGCGGGGGGCGCGACCGCCAAGGGGCGACTGCTGCGTGTCGAGGGAGCCAACGGGAGCCGCTCACCCGGCGGCTCGTAG
- a CDS encoding PAS domain S-box protein, translating to MRTKVPRSGWLTRHYGCVGDNRAASDDGIGRAVIAGAPNAIVAIDRDQAVLTWNPAAERLFGWSAGELLGRRVPLVPEELTAEHNAVLERVRTGGQVSLRTKRFRRDGSLIDVRVDTSALRSEAGVLLGYVSVYHLTQDDETAHDRVARRAQLVRRLTDVVADINAERELPAVLDRIAASLAELTGADAGGFVLIEGDRVRLVASHRLPGSLRDSTADLRTSLVGKLLRTGRTVMLETGDQARLDELIWSQLPGLHTIALGVAAVGGRPYGALYALFAKRKAGHVELELLELLAGHAGIAVANAMAYQEAVRQRAHERAVFDASADGIAVLDGAGRVIQWNPAATELTGFHAAEVIGGPPPFQLPEPGDKLTLQLPSGAWLDVLCAEIVETGEIVVDFRDITRAKELEEAKDLFLATTSHELRTPITVVRGFAGTLDSRWDNMTDAERRAAVHTIAERARSLGQLMDHLLLGSRAGAGELTLRIEGFDLGELLRAATLGLPVLSDLHRVEVSIPEDLPSVSGDALATDIMLGQLLENAFKYSPDGGLIRVEAWAAGERVIVVVDDEGVGIDPASRERVFERFVQGDSGDRRRFGGVGLGLYIVRSLAQAQGAEVSAHPRPGGGTRMRLALRIADTPGALT from the coding sequence ATGCGGACGAAAGTGCCAAGATCAGGCTGGTTGACGCGGCACTATGGATGCGTGGGTGACAACAGGGCCGCCAGTGACGACGGCATCGGCCGTGCGGTCATCGCCGGTGCGCCCAACGCGATCGTCGCCATCGACCGGGATCAGGCGGTCCTGACGTGGAATCCCGCCGCCGAGCGGCTGTTCGGCTGGTCCGCCGGGGAGCTGCTCGGCCGCCGGGTCCCGCTGGTCCCCGAGGAGCTGACGGCCGAGCACAACGCGGTCCTGGAACGGGTCCGCACCGGTGGCCAGGTCTCGCTGCGGACCAAGCGGTTCCGCCGGGACGGCAGCCTGATCGACGTGCGGGTCGACACCAGCGCGCTCCGCTCCGAGGCGGGGGTCCTGCTCGGCTACGTCAGTGTCTACCACCTGACCCAGGACGACGAGACCGCCCACGACCGGGTGGCCCGCCGGGCGCAGCTCGTCCGCAGGCTCACCGACGTGGTCGCCGACATCAACGCGGAGCGGGAGCTGCCCGCCGTGCTCGACCGGATCGCGGCCAGCCTCGCCGAGCTGACGGGGGCCGACGCGGGCGGGTTCGTGCTCATCGAGGGCGACCGGGTCCGACTCGTGGCCAGCCACCGGCTCCCCGGCTCGCTGCGCGACTCCACCGCCGACCTCCGTACGAGCCTGGTCGGCAAGCTCCTGCGCACCGGCAGGACAGTGATGCTGGAGACCGGCGACCAGGCCCGGCTGGACGAGCTGATCTGGTCGCAGCTCCCCGGCCTGCACACCATCGCGCTCGGCGTCGCCGCGGTGGGCGGCCGGCCGTACGGCGCGCTGTACGCCCTGTTCGCCAAGCGCAAGGCCGGCCATGTGGAGCTGGAGCTGCTCGAACTGCTCGCCGGGCACGCCGGGATCGCCGTCGCCAACGCCATGGCCTACCAGGAGGCCGTACGGCAGCGCGCCCACGAGCGGGCCGTGTTCGACGCCAGCGCCGACGGCATCGCGGTCCTCGACGGCGCGGGCCGGGTCATCCAGTGGAACCCGGCCGCCACCGAGCTGACGGGCTTCCACGCGGCCGAGGTGATCGGCGGGCCGCCGCCGTTCCAGCTGCCGGAGCCGGGCGACAAGCTCACCCTTCAACTGCCCTCGGGCGCCTGGCTGGACGTGCTCTGCGCCGAGATCGTGGAGACGGGCGAGATCGTGGTCGACTTCCGCGACATCACCCGGGCCAAGGAGCTGGAGGAGGCCAAGGACCTCTTCCTCGCCACCACCAGTCACGAGCTGCGCACCCCGATCACGGTGGTCCGCGGCTTCGCCGGCACGCTCGACTCGCGCTGGGACAACATGACCGACGCCGAGCGGCGCGCGGCCGTGCACACCATCGCCGAGCGGGCTCGCTCCCTCGGCCAGCTCATGGACCACCTGCTGCTGGGCTCCCGTGCCGGGGCGGGTGAGCTCACCCTCAGGATCGAGGGGTTCGACCTCGGCGAGCTGCTCCGGGCCGCCACGCTGGGCCTGCCGGTCCTGTCGGACCTGCACCGGGTCGAGGTGAGCATCCCCGAGGATCTGCCCTCGGTCTCCGGCGACGCGCTCGCCACCGACATCATGCTCGGCCAGCTCCTGGAGAACGCGTTCAAGTATTCGCCGGACGGCGGCCTCATCAGGGTCGAGGCCTGGGCCGCCGGCGAGCGGGTGATAGTGGTCGTGGACGACGAGGGCGTGGGCATCGACCCGGCCAGCAGGGAGCGCGTCTTCGAACGCTTCGTCCAGGGCGACAGCGGCGACCGCCGCCGGTTCGGCGGGGTCGGCCTCGGTCTTTACATCGTGCGCAGCCTGGCCCAGGCCCAGGGAGCCGAGGTGTCGGCCCACCCTCGTCCGGGGGGCGGCACCCGCATGAGACTGGCCCTGCGCATTGCCGACACGCCAGGCGCCCTTACCTAA